A part of Candidatus Nezhaarchaeota archaeon genomic DNA contains:
- a CDS encoding Xaa-Pro peptidase family protein, with product MRTNCVPSHIIKSRVEKIRRIMNEVDARSLLLTRPENVQYVTGFNVVGNPPKVTWALIVEDKDVAYLLVPPLEYYEALDDVKSADIVQLPQSRKVIETLIAFLKSVKTPLPLYVDSLYQVDLINAIKHEYDMQVVKTLEHEIEGLRAKKDEYEIMCISEAIRKAKKGLDRAYEVLSEGIKETTLAAEIEKAVREEDVEAMAFDIIVASGPRSSYPHARPSLRQIKKGESVIVDLGVRVCGYCSDLTRTFIVGHNLEVREVLNCVVEAQREAIVHVRSGVKASSIDERARTFLRDKMLSEYFLHGLGHGVGLSIHERPTLSSLSEDILEEGNIITVEPGVYIKGRFGVRYEDMVLVTNNGWVKLS from the coding sequence TTGAGAACAAATTGTGTGCCAAGTCACATAATCAAGTCAAGGGTAGAGAAGATTAGGCGTATCATGAATGAGGTTGATGCTAGAAGTCTCTTATTAACTAGACCAGAAAATGTTCAGTATGTAACGGGTTTCAACGTTGTAGGAAACCCTCCTAAGGTTACTTGGGCTCTTATAGTTGAAGATAAGGATGTGGCCTACTTATTAGTACCACCTCTTGAGTATTACGAAGCTCTCGATGATGTGAAGAGTGCTGATATCGTACAGTTACCACAAAGCCGAAAGGTGATTGAGACATTAATTGCCTTTCTAAAGAGTGTAAAGACGCCACTGCCACTCTATGTCGACAGCTTATATCAAGTAGACTTGATTAATGCCATTAAACATGAATATGATATGCAAGTAGTAAAGACCTTAGAGCATGAGATAGAGGGTCTACGTGCTAAGAAAGATGAGTATGAGATTATGTGCATAAGTGAGGCTATAAGAAAGGCTAAGAAGGGGTTAGATAGAGCATATGAAGTGTTAAGCGAAGGTATTAAGGAGACTACCCTTGCTGCGGAGATAGAGAAGGCTGTTAGAGAGGAGGATGTGGAAGCTATGGCTTTTGACATAATCGTAGCCTCAGGACCAAGATCTTCATATCCTCATGCTAGACCTTCACTCAGACAGATTAAGAAGGGCGAAAGCGTCATAGTGGATTTAGGTGTGAGGGTATGCGGTTACTGTTCAGATTTAACTAGAACCTTCATAGTTGGTCATAACCTCGAAGTGAGAGAAGTGTTAAATTGCGTTGTTGAAGCGCAAAGAGAAGCTATAGTGCATGTAAGAAGTGGTGTTAAAGCTTCAAGCATCGATGAAAGAGCAAGAACATTTTTGAGGGATAAAATGTTGAGTGAATACTTTTTACATGGTCTAGGTCATGGTGTAGGGCTCTCTATACATGAAAGGCCTACTCTTTCTTCTCTAAGTGAAGATATATTAGAAGAGGGCAACATCATAACGGTAGAGCCTGGCGTGTACATTAAGGGTAGATTTGGAGTGAGGTACGAAGATATGGTTCTTGTTACCAATAACGGATGGGTCAAGCTATCGTGA
- a CDS encoding RecB-family nuclease, which translates to MFSVEVVRQFAKLCYGLGFKTFVVSKPSGAAAQAGVPEAQKIALKKNKVFVVLSGIEDVIELFKPSLIVLITPKKHAKEEFNAKRIVDEAKSGCVVIVFGGSEPGLSAREMEMGIPMHVGIEDDIGPLGFASIVLHTISYTIKKEARSGDVA; encoded by the coding sequence GTGTTTAGCGTTGAGGTAGTAAGGCAATTTGCAAAGCTATGTTATGGACTAGGCTTTAAGACGTTTGTTGTTAGTAAACCCAGTGGTGCAGCTGCTCAAGCTGGGGTTCCTGAGGCTCAAAAGATTGCACTTAAGAAAAATAAAGTTTTTGTGGTGTTAAGTGGTATTGAGGATGTTATTGAGCTCTTTAAACCCTCACTCATAGTTTTAATAACTCCTAAAAAGCACGCTAAAGAAGAGTTTAATGCTAAGCGTATAGTTGACGAAGCTAAGAGCGGATGTGTTGTGATAGTCTTTGGTGGAAGCGAACCAGGTCTATCCGCCAGAGAGATGGAGATGGGCATCCCTATGCACGTGGGCATTGAAGATGACATTGGACCTTTAGGTTTCGCATCAATAGTTTTACATACAATATCTTATACGATAAAGAAAGAAGCCCGTAGTGGTGATGTTGCTTGA
- a CDS encoding FkbM family methyltransferase, with product MANLIKRVMLALRFMGFSVLFKEVLRRIYGDEVVVRTYFGDFYVDVADLELLRVLLEPLEGMYGFIDVKDSIVVDVGAYIGDTALYFLHKGALRVYALEPVDRHFKYLLKNMEKNNAVGRIIPLNYGAWFRNGTISVCCEGATTGLHTTMKTEINTAIKVRHLGDLLREIYVKEGKIDLVKMDCEGCEHSLLTLSNDDIKLAKQYIIEIHGPANPIIDKMTQCGYKHKLIKSIGSLVTVYHFTR from the coding sequence ATGGCTAATCTAATAAAGAGAGTTATGCTTGCTTTGAGATTTATGGGCTTTAGCGTTCTGTTTAAAGAGGTTTTAAGAAGGATCTATGGCGATGAAGTTGTTGTTCGTACATACTTTGGAGATTTTTATGTAGATGTTGCGGATCTAGAGCTTCTTAGAGTCCTCTTGGAGCCTCTTGAGGGTATGTACGGGTTTATTGATGTTAAAGATTCTATTGTTGTTGATGTTGGAGCATATATTGGTGATACAGCTCTATACTTTCTACACAAAGGTGCTCTCAGAGTCTACGCACTTGAACCAGTAGATAGACACTTCAAATATCTACTCAAAAATATGGAGAAAAACAATGCTGTGGGCCGCATAATACCATTAAATTACGGGGCTTGGTTTCGCAATGGCACCATAAGTGTATGTTGTGAAGGCGCCACAACAGGTTTACACACAACTATGAAAACAGAGATAAATACTGCTATTAAGGTGAGGCACCTGGGCGACTTGTTAAGGGAGATTTACGTTAAGGAGGGTAAAATAGACCTAGTGAAGATGGACTGCGAGGGGTGCGAGCACTCACTACTCACCCTCTCAAACGATGACATAAAGCTAGCTAAACAGTACATAATTGAGATTCATGGTCCAGCAAACCCAATAATAGACAAAATGACTCAATGCGGCTACAAACACAAACTAATTAAAAGCATAGGTAGCCTAGTGACAGTATACCACTTTACACGATGA
- a CDS encoding 30S ribosomal protein S8e, giving the protein MPQYHGRDLRKPTGGKIRPHRKKRKYEMGGDPIETTVAESERRIIRRVMGGNCKVSLKHAVYANVLDPETNKCYKLKILAVKENPSCIDYSRRGVITKGSIIETEKGLARVTSRPGQDGVINAVLVKTQG; this is encoded by the coding sequence ATGCCTCAATATCACGGCAGAGACTTAAGGAAACCGACAGGTGGCAAGATAAGACCTCATAGGAAAAAGAGGAAGTATGAAATGGGCGGAGATCCTATTGAAACAACTGTAGCTGAGAGTGAACGTAGAATCATAAGAAGGGTTATGGGCGGTAATTGTAAGGTTAGTCTTAAGCATGCAGTTTACGCTAACGTTCTGGATCCAGAGACAAATAAGTGTTATAAGTTAAAGATCTTGGCTGTTAAGGAGAACCCTTCATGTATCGACTATTCTCGAAGAGGAGTGATAACCAAAGGATCAATCATCGAGACAGAGAAGGGGCTCGCCAGAGTAACGTCAAGACCTGGCCAAGACGGTGTGATAAACGCTGTACTGGTTAAGACTCAAGGGTGA
- a CDS encoding aspartate kinase, whose product MKIIMKFGGVCTSSGTNISRITDIVKRHLEQGDKIVLVTSAMAEVTDMLITLIDCALKDKMNEELRLLSIIRNRHIQACTEAIKDDELRAITVQELEEDVRELSSLLKIISYIKEATPRLKDRVLAFGEKMATKIVWRAILSRGIRAEYFTGGQAGIITDNNFGQANPIMSLCEDRLRSTLLPLIEKGVVPVVTGFIGQTIDGVETTLGRGGSDYTATIIGAALGFDEVWVWKDVEGIMTADPKIVPNAKPIPKISYDEAAELAYFGARVLHPLALKPLIKKSIPLRVRSFFNLESPGTTVHYEASNESIVKAVSMIPRVAMVTVSGAELYEAPLIVAKVFNALYDVGAKAIMVSQSSSQTNISIIVRSDGLNEIQRKLKEVLPENCDVMWEDDVCVIAVVGSGMRGRPGVAARVFNAVAREGVNVRMIAQGASELNISLVVKQDDAFKAIKAIHDEFVGG is encoded by the coding sequence TTGAAGATTATAATGAAGTTCGGAGGAGTATGCACGTCATCTGGAACTAACATATCGAGAATAACTGACATAGTTAAAAGACACTTAGAACAGGGAGACAAGATAGTTCTCGTTACTTCAGCCATGGCTGAAGTGACAGACATGTTGATTACACTCATAGACTGTGCTCTTAAGGACAAGATGAATGAAGAGCTTAGGTTGTTATCTATAATAAGAAATAGACATATTCAGGCATGCACAGAGGCCATTAAAGATGACGAGCTACGAGCTATCACCGTACAAGAACTTGAAGAAGATGTCCGTGAGCTTTCCTCCTTGCTCAAGATAATCTCATATATCAAGGAAGCTACACCGAGGTTAAAGGATAGGGTTCTAGCTTTCGGCGAGAAAATGGCTACGAAAATTGTCTGGAGAGCTATATTAAGTAGAGGTATTAGAGCTGAGTACTTTACTGGCGGACAGGCTGGTATAATAACTGACAACAACTTTGGTCAAGCTAACCCAATAATGTCACTGTGTGAGGATAGACTAAGGAGTACTTTACTACCACTCATTGAGAAGGGTGTAGTACCAGTAGTTACTGGGTTCATAGGTCAAACTATAGATGGGGTAGAGACTACATTAGGGAGGGGGGGTTCAGACTATACAGCCACAATTATTGGAGCTGCCTTAGGGTTCGATGAAGTGTGGGTATGGAAGGACGTTGAAGGAATAATGACAGCAGACCCGAAGATAGTACCTAACGCGAAGCCTATACCAAAAATATCATATGATGAGGCGGCAGAGCTTGCATATTTTGGTGCCAGAGTTCTACATCCGTTAGCTTTAAAGCCGCTCATTAAAAAAAGTATACCCTTAAGGGTACGGAGCTTCTTTAATCTTGAAAGTCCAGGAACTACAGTTCATTATGAGGCTTCCAATGAGAGTATAGTTAAGGCTGTTTCCATGATACCAAGGGTTGCGATGGTGACCGTTAGTGGAGCAGAGCTTTATGAGGCCCCATTAATAGTAGCAAAGGTCTTTAACGCTCTATATGATGTGGGAGCAAAAGCCATTATGGTCTCTCAAAGCTCATCTCAAACAAATATATCGATTATCGTAAGAAGTGATGGGCTTAATGAAATACAAAGGAAGCTTAAAGAAGTTTTACCTGAGAATTGTGATGTCATGTGGGAAGATGATGTGTGTGTTATAGCGGTTGTGGGCTCGGGGATGAGGGGACGTCCAGGTGTAGCTGCTAGAGTATTTAATGCTGTAGCAAGAGAGGGGGTAAATGTCAGAATGATAGCACAGGGGGCATCCGAACTTAACATATCGCTTGTTGTGAAACAGGATGATGCCTTTAAAGCTATTAAGGCAATACATGACGAATTTGTAGGTGGCTGA
- a CDS encoding DNA cytosine methyltransferase → MYKVLDLFCGAGGFSLGFVLEGFKVMLGVDIEYKVAETYHENLGVEVLCEDIRDTHSLDLKGMIDDIDVIIASPPCEPFTGANPRREVNVLDRLYLNETGRLFLHAIRVIGDLKPKAFIIENVPSILESELKEFIEHELRVVGYDRVHFNVLYAEHYGTPSHRKRVFISNFKLRPKPIKKIVTVGEALAGLPDPTEINNVPNHVVRPIPLKKLKKVAKLRWGEELVLYKGAERRVLPNWVRLHPFKLAPTVLGGSRFIHPYENRLLTVREQARLMGFPDSFAFKGGLDLQYNMVGEAVPPPLSRAIAKETFKLLRRA, encoded by the coding sequence ATGTATAAGGTTTTAGACTTATTTTGTGGAGCTGGCGGCTTTTCTCTAGGCTTTGTGCTTGAAGGATTTAAAGTTATGCTTGGAGTTGATATTGAATATAAAGTTGCTGAGACGTACCATGAAAACTTAGGTGTTGAAGTTTTATGTGAAGACATAAGGGATACGCATTCATTGGACTTGAAGGGGATGATTGATGACATAGATGTCATTATTGCAAGTCCTCCTTGCGAGCCTTTCACGGGGGCCAATCCACGAAGAGAGGTTAACGTCTTAGACAGGCTATACCTCAATGAAACAGGCAGGCTTTTTCTCCATGCCATTAGGGTCATAGGTGACCTAAAGCCTAAAGCCTTCATAATCGAGAATGTACCTTCGATTCTTGAGAGCGAGCTTAAGGAATTTATCGAACACGAATTAAGGGTTGTTGGCTACGATCGAGTGCACTTCAATGTCCTCTATGCTGAGCATTATGGTACTCCATCACATAGAAAGAGAGTTTTCATATCCAACTTTAAGCTAAGGCCTAAACCAATTAAGAAGATTGTCACTGTGGGGGAAGCTTTGGCTGGGCTTCCTGACCCTACAGAGATTAACAATGTACCAAATCACGTCGTTAGGCCCATTCCTCTTAAAAAACTCAAGAAAGTCGCAAAATTAAGGTGGGGCGAAGAACTTGTGCTCTATAAGGGAGCTGAAAGGAGAGTCTTACCCAATTGGGTTAGACTTCACCCGTTTAAGCTTGCGCCAACGGTCCTTGGGGGCTCTAGGTTCATACATCCTTACGAGAATAGGCTTTTGACTGTAAGAGAACAAGCAAGGCTCATGGGCTTTCCAGATAGCTTCGCGTTTAAAGGTGGCCTAGACTTGCAGTATAACATGGTTGGTGAAGCTGTTCCTCCACCTCTATCCCGCGCAATTGCTAAGGAGACATTTAAGTTATTAAGGAGAGCTTAA
- a CDS encoding metallophosphoesterase: protein MSELTIGAIADVHSPKFLEEFKRVLTNSPDIDLMLLAGDMIYKGKVDEYHNVLEVIRKRYDTCKVIACFGNEEYDDKLCEITERYNDVMWLNDDFTTIEVRCYKVNVIGTRGCLDRPTSWQRKNVPNIVQIYSQRMKKIDEILLNVMEEGDVTILLSHYSPTFKTLIGEPQQAWPELGSSRLEEVIRKHKPSIVIHGHAHNSKVHMITINSTQIYNVSFPATRKLTIIRLHGVRKVERQTTLMSFIGSNP, encoded by the coding sequence GTGTCTGAGTTAACTATAGGGGCCATAGCTGATGTTCACTCACCAAAATTCTTAGAGGAGTTTAAGAGAGTTTTAACTAACAGCCCCGATATCGATTTAATGTTGCTTGCTGGTGATATGATATACAAAGGAAAAGTGGACGAGTATCATAACGTCTTAGAGGTTATTAGAAAGAGGTATGATACGTGTAAGGTGATAGCATGCTTTGGTAATGAGGAGTATGACGATAAGCTATGTGAAATAACGGAGAGGTACAACGATGTCATGTGGTTAAATGATGACTTTACGACCATAGAAGTAAGATGCTATAAGGTAAACGTCATAGGAACTAGAGGATGCCTGGATAGACCGACCAGTTGGCAAAGAAAAAATGTACCAAATATAGTTCAAATATATTCCCAGAGAATGAAGAAAATAGATGAAATTCTTCTAAATGTAATGGAAGAGGGTGATGTAACTATACTGCTCTCTCATTACTCACCAACTTTTAAGACGCTCATCGGGGAGCCTCAACAGGCTTGGCCCGAATTAGGTTCGAGTAGACTTGAAGAAGTGATAAGGAAGCATAAGCCTAGCATAGTAATTCATGGCCATGCTCACAACAGCAAGGTTCACATGATTACAATCAATAGCACGCAAATCTATAATGTTTCATTTCCAGCCACAAGGAAGCTTACCATTATTAGGTTACATGGAGTAAGGAAGGTAGAAAGACAGACAACGTTAATGTCGTTCATAGGGAGCAATCCTTAA
- a CDS encoding nucleotide pyrophosphohydrolase: MHIREFQELIREMYWHKDSQRPVEANFIYLIEEIGELGSAIIRGDKKSMEEELADALAWLVSVANALSIDIEEAALKRYGRSCPKCGKRHCECVIK; encoded by the coding sequence GTGCACATTAGAGAATTTCAAGAACTAATAAGAGAGATGTATTGGCATAAGGACTCGCAAAGGCCGGTAGAGGCTAATTTCATATATTTAATAGAAGAGATAGGAGAGCTAGGTAGCGCCATAATAAGAGGCGACAAGAAGAGCATGGAGGAGGAGCTGGCAGACGCATTGGCATGGCTCGTTTCAGTAGCCAATGCTCTTTCAATAGACATTGAAGAAGCAGCTTTAAAGCGTTATGGGAGGTCTTGTCCTAAATGTGGAAAGAGGCACTGTGAATGTGTCATTAAGTAA
- the asd gene encoding aspartate-semialdehyde dehydrogenase, with protein MDKFKVAILGATGLVGQRFIKLLMNHPFFEVVALTASPKNVGKKYSEATKWMLGVDFPEDVKELRILETKPEAIKKCGYNIDLVFSALPSSVAREAEPLFAMDGFRVISNASAMRMFDDVPLMVPEINPDHLNLLIDQRRRRGWKGFIVTNPNCSTIILTLSLKPILDYAGIEAVHVVTMQAVSGAGFSGVTSMAIIDNVIPFIANEEEKIQTETLKILGTLSGGKITYADIKISASCNRVCVLDGHLESVFIKLRRNIELSELKEALRNFKGRPQELRLPTAPPSPVIVREELDRPQPRLDRDEGGGMSVVVGRMRMGGDGWLKYMLLGNNVVRGAAGNTILIGELMVKEGLV; from the coding sequence TTGGATAAATTTAAAGTTGCAATACTAGGTGCTACAGGACTTGTTGGGCAAAGATTCATTAAGTTGCTAATGAATCATCCATTCTTTGAAGTCGTGGCCTTAACGGCATCACCTAAAAATGTCGGAAAGAAGTATTCCGAGGCCACGAAATGGATGTTAGGCGTCGATTTTCCTGAAGACGTCAAGGAACTTAGGATCCTCGAAACTAAACCTGAAGCTATTAAAAAATGTGGGTACAACATAGACTTAGTGTTCTCAGCATTACCATCAAGTGTGGCAAGAGAGGCAGAGCCATTATTTGCTATGGACGGGTTTAGAGTTATAAGTAATGCAAGCGCTATGAGGATGTTTGATGACGTCCCATTAATGGTCCCTGAAATAAACCCTGACCACCTAAATCTATTGATTGATCAGAGGAGAAGAAGGGGCTGGAAAGGGTTCATAGTAACGAATCCGAATTGTAGCACAATCATACTTACCCTCTCATTAAAGCCTATACTAGACTACGCTGGAATTGAAGCAGTTCATGTAGTGACAATGCAAGCAGTTTCGGGAGCCGGTTTCTCCGGCGTAACTTCCATGGCAATAATCGATAATGTGATACCGTTTATAGCAAACGAGGAGGAGAAGATACAAACTGAAACACTCAAAATACTAGGCACGCTATCTGGGGGTAAGATTACTTATGCTGACATAAAAATCTCAGCTTCGTGTAATAGGGTCTGCGTATTAGATGGACACTTAGAGAGCGTCTTCATAAAATTGAGGCGAAACATAGAGTTATCTGAGTTAAAGGAGGCATTAAGGAATTTTAAAGGTAGACCTCAAGAACTGAGGCTACCGACAGCTCCTCCTTCACCAGTAATTGTAAGAGAGGAGCTCGATAGACCACAGCCTAGACTTGACCGTGATGAGGGTGGAGGTATGAGCGTAGTTGTAGGGAGAATGAGAATGGGCGGTGATGGGTGGCTAAAGTACATGCTGCTTGGTAACAATGTAGTAAGAGGGGCAGCAGGCAATACAATACTTATAGGTGAACTTATGGTTAAAGAAGGACTTGTGTGA
- a CDS encoding signal recognition particle protein Srp19 (binds to 7S RNA to mediate binding of the signal recognition particle protein Srp54) gives MYPCYFDSTKSESQGRKIPKRLAVPSPRLDEIFQAAKELNLDPMIEEKPHPSWWWEEPSRISVKKITSKKRTLFLIAQKILEKRGKHV, from the coding sequence GTGTACCCCTGCTATTTCGATTCTACGAAGAGTGAATCTCAAGGTAGGAAGATCCCTAAGAGGCTTGCCGTTCCATCTCCCCGACTTGATGAGATATTTCAAGCAGCTAAAGAACTTAATTTAGACCCCATGATTGAGGAAAAACCCCATCCATCTTGGTGGTGGGAGGAACCATCAAGGATCTCGGTAAAGAAAATCACTTCAAAGAAAAGGACCCTCTTCTTAATAGCTCAAAAGATTTTAGAGAAGAGAG
- the hypE gene encoding hydrogenase expression/formation protein HypE gives MLVHGAGGTIMVELIKKLIISNVKRRSALDGLGLDAMDDGATIPLGDYEVVVTMDGHTVDPIFFPGGDIGRLAAAGTINDLAAMGARPLAIMDSIIVEEGFPLVALEKIVKSMNDVVEEVGAAIIHGDFKVMPKGRIDKIVISTAGVGLAERGKVLKDSNLKPGDKIIVSGFIGDHGIALASVREGIEFDSALVSDVAPVWDVVEAAIKIGGVHAAKDPTRGGLSMALNEMASKSSLSIWIKEKDIPIREEVKAASEMLGLNPLEVTCEGVIVLSVDGTVAEEVLEAIKSTKHGVHASIIGEVREEPKGKVVLETIVGGKKLLEPPLGEPTPRVC, from the coding sequence TTGTTGGTACACGGCGCAGGCGGAACGATAATGGTTGAATTAATCAAAAAACTGATAATAAGTAACGTAAAGAGAAGGAGCGCTCTTGATGGCTTAGGGCTGGATGCCATGGATGACGGTGCAACGATCCCTTTAGGTGATTACGAAGTCGTTGTAACGATGGATGGGCACACTGTAGACCCGATATTCTTTCCAGGTGGAGATATAGGGAGATTGGCTGCTGCAGGGACGATAAACGATTTAGCAGCTATGGGTGCTAGACCTTTAGCGATAATGGATTCCATAATTGTTGAAGAGGGTTTCCCACTTGTAGCTCTAGAAAAGATAGTGAAGTCAATGAATGATGTGGTCGAGGAGGTCGGCGCAGCCATAATTCATGGAGACTTTAAAGTTATGCCTAAGGGGAGAATAGACAAAATTGTCATAAGCACCGCAGGTGTAGGTTTGGCAGAAAGAGGAAAAGTTTTGAAGGATTCCAACTTAAAACCTGGTGACAAGATAATAGTCTCAGGCTTCATTGGAGATCACGGAATAGCACTGGCATCAGTGAGAGAAGGAATAGAGTTTGACTCAGCTTTAGTTTCGGATGTGGCGCCAGTATGGGATGTTGTAGAAGCTGCTATTAAGATTGGAGGGGTTCATGCTGCTAAGGATCCGACTAGAGGGGGTCTCTCTATGGCTTTGAATGAGATGGCTTCTAAGTCCAGCCTTTCGATATGGATTAAAGAAAAAGATATCCCTATAAGAGAGGAGGTGAAGGCTGCATCAGAGATGCTAGGATTAAACCCTCTCGAAGTTACATGTGAGGGTGTAATTGTACTTTCAGTTGATGGGACAGTTGCTGAGGAGGTTTTAGAGGCAATAAAGAGTACTAAACATGGAGTCCACGCCTCAATAATAGGTGAGGTCAGAGAGGAACCAAAAGGTAAGGTAGTGCTTGAAACAATTGTCGGGGGTAAGAAGTTATTAGAGCCGCCTTTAGGAGAGCCCACGCCGAGGGTGTGTTGA
- a CDS encoding serine--tRNA ligase (catalyzes a two-step reaction, first charging a serine molecule by linking its carboxyl group to the alpha-phosphate of ATP, followed by transfer of the aminoacyl-adenylate to its tRNA): MRFHLSGFIILSKPIGPENVSKLSQLIEEANTRLLVKGAPKGKESEGAQIISWRVEENRLFLEIISGRYVRAHDALFRLKNSLASSLGKEFKIGVRGLGIKFYEIKVPGFKGNVEEIKKLISDLGTIEVVDENLIIKLKELSEDDLQERLVDRLIKKVLEGFTEVVEETKLVPFGYVIEQAKPKPIKVNVEVATEAEKLGWIKRFPSKGQWIFAAPMVGLLKVMRDLIVNHVCRPLGFEEWMFPRLIPMLVLAKLSSYVEHLPEGMFYVCAPPRDPSAFDEYKREYTLKRIIRKDLLKRILDEPEYVLDAVQCPPFYQFFSEETVRLEDLPIKVYECMGGWTWRNEAGGVEGVARTNEFWRMEMVYLGSPRDVVKIRDDVVSKTVELIDKVLDLEWRTVVGAPFYLSSEEASKKRIDISSRDKIPTIDIECYLPYRGERGKAEWLEITAASVHYTHYVSAFKIKEVKGRDIWTGCVGHGLTRWATAFLAQHGFDPVNWPSEVRRLYEQYGPYRIIRTLEWPPK; encoded by the coding sequence ATGAGGTTTCATTTAAGCGGCTTTATCATTTTAAGTAAGCCGATAGGACCTGAAAATGTTAGCAAGCTGTCTCAGCTCATAGAGGAGGCTAATACAAGGCTTCTAGTGAAGGGTGCCCCTAAGGGTAAAGAATCAGAAGGTGCTCAAATAATTAGTTGGAGGGTTGAGGAAAACAGGCTATTTTTAGAGATCATTTCTGGAAGGTATGTCCGTGCACATGACGCATTGTTCAGGCTAAAAAACAGTTTAGCTTCAAGTCTAGGGAAGGAATTCAAGATTGGCGTAAGAGGGCTAGGCATTAAATTTTATGAAATCAAAGTACCTGGGTTCAAGGGTAATGTCGAAGAAATTAAGAAGCTTATAAGTGACTTAGGCACTATAGAGGTCGTCGATGAGAATCTAATTATTAAGCTTAAAGAGCTAAGTGAGGATGATCTTCAAGAAAGACTTGTAGATAGACTCATAAAAAAGGTACTAGAAGGATTCACTGAGGTTGTTGAAGAGACAAAGTTAGTCCCCTTCGGCTATGTCATAGAGCAGGCAAAACCTAAGCCGATCAAAGTTAATGTTGAAGTGGCAACTGAGGCTGAGAAGCTAGGATGGATTAAGAGGTTTCCGTCAAAGGGACAGTGGATATTCGCAGCGCCCATGGTAGGTCTCTTAAAGGTTATGCGTGACTTAATAGTCAACCATGTCTGCAGGCCACTAGGTTTTGAGGAGTGGATGTTCCCAAGACTAATCCCGATGTTGGTGCTAGCAAAGCTATCAAGCTATGTTGAGCATCTTCCAGAGGGTATGTTTTACGTGTGTGCTCCACCGAGGGATCCATCAGCTTTTGACGAGTATAAGAGGGAGTACACCCTAAAGCGCATCATTCGTAAAGATCTACTTAAAAGGATACTTGATGAACCTGAGTATGTGCTTGATGCGGTCCAGTGTCCACCATTTTACCAGTTCTTTAGTGAGGAGACAGTTAGACTTGAAGATCTACCAATAAAGGTCTACGAGTGCATGGGCGGATGGACATGGAGAAATGAGGCTGGTGGTGTTGAAGGAGTGGCTAGAACAAACGAGTTTTGGCGCATGGAGATGGTTTATTTAGGTTCTCCACGTGATGTTGTCAAGATAAGGGATGATGTTGTTTCGAAAACTGTTGAGCTGATCGATAAAGTCTTGGATTTAGAGTGGAGGACAGTTGTTGGAGCACCATTTTATCTTTCAAGTGAAGAGGCAAGCAAGAAGCGTATTGACATATCGTCAAGGGATAAGATACCCACCATCGACATAGAATGCTACTTACCATACAGAGGTGAGAGAGGTAAAGCTGAGTGGCTTGAGATTACAGCTGCTAGTGTACACTATACTCACTACGTTTCAGCCTTTAAGATAAAGGAGGTTAAGGGGCGAGATATTTGGACAGGCTGTGTGGGTCATGGATTAACAAGGTGGGCTACAGCTTTCTTAGCACAACATGGTTTTGATCCAGTTAACTGGCCTAGTGAAGTGAGGAGACTGTACGAACAGTATGGTCCATATAGAATTATAAGGACATTAGAATGGCCACCAAAGTAA
- a CDS encoding DUF488 domain-containing protein: MDGMLIYDVGYSAFRVIDEIIKFLKLRGIEVVVDVRAFPRSKLPGFSSDELRKSLEANGIEYLWLGDKLGGYRKGGYEKYMKRRDFEEGIRALLSVVSKRRACLLCLERKRRACHRRFIIDKLRELGFIVKDLVEDREDV; encoded by the coding sequence ATGGATGGAATGCTTATTTATGATGTTGGATATAGTGCTTTTAGGGTTATCGATGAGATCATTAAGTTTTTAAAATTAAGAGGAATTGAAGTGGTTGTGGATGTTAGGGCTTTTCCCAGGTCTAAGCTGCCCGGCTTTAGCAGTGATGAGTTAAGGAAGAGCTTGGAAGCTAATGGTATTGAGTACTTGTGGCTTGGAGATAAGCTTGGAGGATATCGGAAAGGGGGATATGAGAAGTATATGAAAAGACGAGACTTTGAGGAGGGTATAAGGGCTCTTTTAAGTGTAGTATCAAAAAGGAGGGCGTGTCTATTGTGTCTAGAGAGAAAGCGGAGGGCCTGCCACAGAAGGTTTATCATTGATAAGCTTAGGGAGCTAGGCTTCATAGTTAAAGACCTGGTGGAGGACAGAGAAGATGTATAA